A part of Neovison vison isolate M4711 chromosome 8, ASM_NN_V1, whole genome shotgun sequence genomic DNA contains:
- the SLC66A3 gene encoding solute carrier family 66 member 3, whose amino-acid sequence MREQLLLFCNWSTLGVCAALKLPQISAVLTARSARGISLPSLLLELAGFLVFLRYQCYYEYPLLTYLEYPILIAQDVLLLLCVFHFNGNVRGAVPYLGAFVASWFVLPLQKWTIDLAMNLSTFISAASKFAQLQYLWKTRDSGAVSALTWSLASYTCATRIITTLMTTSDLTILLRFVIMLALNLWVTATVLRYRTAAVKAE is encoded by the exons ATGCGGGAGCAGCTGCTGCTGTTCTGCAACTGGAGCACCCTGGGCGTGTGCGCCGCGCTCAAGCTGCCGCAGATCTCCGCGGTGCTGACGGCGCGCAGCGCGCGGGGCATCAGCCTCCCGAGTTTACTTCTGGAGCTGGCGGG tttCCTGGTGTTTCTCCGGTACCAGTGTTACTATGAGTACCCGCTGCTCACCTACCTGGAGTACCCCATCCTCATCGCACAAG ATGTCCTCCTCCTGCTGTGTGTCTTCCATTTCAATGGGAACGTGAGAGGGGCAGTGCCCTACCTCGGGGC GTTTGTGGCCTCGTGGTTCGTCCTTCCCCTGCAGAAGTGGACCATAGATCTGGCCATG AATCTGAGTACCTTCATCAGCGCGGCCAGCAAGTTTGCGCAGCTGCAGTACCTGTGGAAGACCAGGGACTCGGGAGCCGTGAGCGCCCTCACCTGGAGCCTCGCTTCCTACACCTGCGCCA CAAGAATAATAACAACTTTAATGACCACCAGTGACCTTACAA TTCTCCTGCGGTTTGTGATCATGCTTGCTTTGAACCTGTGGGTGACAGCCACGGTGCTCCGCTACAGGACGGCGGCCGTGAAGGCTGAATGA